From the Kallotenue papyrolyticum genome, the window GTCGCGGCGATCCGCGCCATCGACGCGCAGCGCCCGATCGTGATCGACGGCCTGGGCGGTGGTCATCTGGCCATGCCCGAGCTGGCCGACCTGGGGGTGATCCACAGCGGGCGCGGCTACCAGCCCATGCCGGTGAGCCACCATGGCGCGACGTGGTGGTCCGACCATGCCACGGCGCCCGCACCGGTGTACCCTGGCGTGCGCTGGGAGGGCCGGGTGTGGGACCGCGCGACCCTGCGCGCGTTTTACGAGCCCTGGCGCGCGGTGGAAGCCGCGGGCGCCGCGGTGCATATCGGCGAGTGCGGTTGTTACAACCAGACGCCCAACGCTGTGGCGCTGCGCTGGCTGGGCGATCTCTTCGGCGTGTTGCGCGAGTTCGGCTGGGGCTATGCCCTCTGGAACTTCGTGGGACCGTTCGGCATCATCGAGCACGGGCGGCCTGGCGCGCGCTACGAAACGCTGCACGGCTACCGCGTCGATCGCGAGCTGTTGGATCTGATGTTGGAGCATCGCGTCGCAACATGAGTCAGGCATCACCGCTGCTGGAACAGCGCTACCGCGGCGCGCATCCGCTGACGACGCTCTGGCAGATGCTCGGCGACGACCGTGGCCGGCTGATCCTGGCGGCGCTGTTTCAGGTCATCAAGCACAGCCCGGTGTGGGTCATGCCGCTGGTGATTGCCCATGTGATCGATCTGCTGGCGCGTGGTGGCCCGGAACTGCGCACGGCGCTGCTGCGCACCTTTGCGCTGCTGGCGCTGGTGATCGTCCAGAATGTGCCGATGCAGATGCTGTACATGCGCCTGCTCAGCCGTACGGCGCGCAACCTGGAGCTGCGGCTGCGCGCCGCGATCTGTCGTCGGCTGCAGCATCTGTCGATCAGCTATTACACCCGCCAGAGCAGCGGCGCGCTGCAGTCCAAGTTGCTGCGCGATGTGGAAGCGGTGCAGCAACTGCTGATGGGTGTGTTCGAGCCGATGCTGATCGCCGTGGCCACTATCGTCGTGGCGCTGGTGACGACCGCGGTGCGCGCGCCCTGGTTTCTGCCGATCTATGCGCTACTGGTGCCGGCGGCGGTCACGATCGTGCGGCGTCTGCGCCGACGCATCCAGGATCGCAACGCCGAGCTGCGCCAGGCGGTCGAAGGCATGGCGGCGCGTCTGAACGAGATGACGCAGTTGCTGCCGATCACCCGCGCGCACGGCGAGGAGGATCGCGAACTGCACCACGTGGAGCAGCGCCTGGAGCAGGTGCGCGCCGCCGGGCTGCGCCTCGACGCGACCAACGCGCTGTTCGGATCGAGCGCCTTTGTCACGCTGCAACTGCTGGGCGCGGGCGTGCTGGCGCTGGCCACCTGGCTCT encodes:
- a CDS encoding glycoside hydrolase family 5 protein, coding for MPRYGFNFQWMYVWQPGAQPQPPDERALDWLARFGFDFVRLPTDYRFWTRDFNYFQPDEAVLIWLDRYLEACRARGLHLSLNLHRAPGYCINRNDLERHNLWTDQLAQDAFVFLWELLARRYRGVPGDVLSFDLLNEPPNVGQYGLTRAGHAALIRRTVAAIRAIDAQRPIVIDGLGGGHLAMPELADLGVIHSGRGYQPMPVSHHGATWWSDHATAPAPVYPGVRWEGRVWDRATLRAFYEPWRAVEAAGAAVHIGECGCYNQTPNAVALRWLGDLFGVLREFGWGYALWNFVGPFGIIEHGRPGARYETLHGYRVDRELLDLMLEHRVAT